The following are encoded together in the Phaseolus vulgaris cultivar G19833 chromosome 9, P. vulgaris v2.0, whole genome shotgun sequence genome:
- the LOC137822023 gene encoding uncharacterized protein — MYSFTVKPFFVPQFISSSSSSSYSFSSSTSSSSISLASFSSRSLSSISFPRNLKHRGRFGLKVEAYDSSNNDASNPASAGDPKPPNGTLSKDRREILLEYVKNVQPEFMELFVKRAPQQVVDAMRQTVTNMIGTLPPQFFAVTITTVAENLAQLMYSVIMTGYMFRNAQYRLELQESLEQVVALPDVQDKKDVPDYAPGTQKNVSGEVIRWNNVSGPEKVDAKKYIELLEAEIEELNRQVGRQSSNAQNELLEYLKSLEPRNLKELTSSAGEDVVFAMNTFIKRLLAASDPSQMKTSVTETSAAELAKLLYWLMVVGYSIRNIEVRFDMERVLGTPPKLAELPPGENV, encoded by the exons ATGTATTCCTTCACAGTGAAACCCTTCTTCGTACCTCaatttatttcttcttcttcttcttcttcttattcctTTTCAAGTTCTACTTCCTCCTCTTCAATTTCTCTCGCCTCCTTCTCATCTCGTTCTCTCTCATCAATTAGCTTTCCCAGAAATTTAAAGCACAGAGGAAGGTTTGGTCTGAAAGTTGAAGCGTATGATTCCTCCAACAATGACGCTTCTAACCCGGCCAGTGCTGGCGACCCCAAACCCCCTAATGGCACTTTG TCAAAGGACAGGAGAGAAATTTTGCTGGAATATGTTAAGAACGTGCAGCCAGAATTTATGGAATTGTTTGTGAAAAGAGCGCCTCAACAG GTTGTGGATGCAATGCGCCAAACAGTGACAAATATGATTGGAACACTGCCCCCTCAATTTTTTGCTGTAACAATTACCACT GTAGCTGAAAACCTTGCACAGCTCATGTACAGTGTCATAATGACTGGATACATGTTCAGGAATGCACAATACCGTTTGGAGTTGCAAGAAAGTTTGGAACAAGTTGTTGCCCTGCCAGACGTGCAAGATAAAAAG GATGTGCCAGATTATGCACCTGGCACACAAAAAAATGTTTCAGGTGAAGTTATTCGGTGGAATAATGTTTCTGGGCCTGAGAAAGTAGATGCTAAAAAGTACATTGAATTACTCGAAGCGGAGATTGAGGAGCTGAATCGACAAGTTGGAAGACAATCTAGCAATGCACAAAATGAACTGTTAGAATACCTAAAATCTCTTGAGCCTCGAAATTTGAAG GAGTTAACTAGTAGTGCTGGTGAGGATGTAGTGTTTGCGATGAATACATTTATAAAGCGTCTGCTGGCTGCTTCAGATCCTAGCCAAATGAAG ACTAGCGTGACCGAGACTAGTGCAGCTGAACTTGCTAAGCTGCTTTATTGGTTGATGGTGGTTGGGTACAGCATTCGCAATATTGAAGTTCGTTTTGACATGGAAAGAGTACTTGGCACTCCTCCAAAGCTGGCTGAATTGCCGCCAGGTGAAAATGTTTAA